The proteins below come from a single Cryptococcus gattii WM276 chromosome D, complete sequence genomic window:
- a CDS encoding uncharacterized protein (Similar to SGTC gene model, INSD accession EAL18812.1~serine/threonine kinase, putative): MPDSNSQGPKEKESGHHRSHKERIGNYVVGAEIGRGSFATVYKGYRSKTKVPIAIKAVSRQKLTSKLLENLESEINILKVINHRNIVALTDCFKNDTHIYLVMEYCSGSDLSVYIKQRGNISTLDFVPKPGSSMALLPTNDEGKIYWPHPPTGGLDERVTRSFLGQLAQAIRFLRAQDLMHRDIKPQNLLLQPATETEVAEGHPYGIPVLKVADFGFARILPAAAMAETLCGSPLYMAPEILRYEKYDAKADLWSVGAVLFEMSVGRPPFRANNHVELLRRIEKSNDNIVFPDEKERDSKSSDETSIPVSPDIKALIRALLKRKPNDRMGFDDFFNCGVWDGHMAESTEEESSSLDVSTDSSTGLGESDRIRQMVASTEQSKDRLIPTRAPQPLAADVALNPQPAVLISRDTPEDRSRFSTPPSRPTPTRRSTPKYYVGDALSSEPTAIIPPTPSFAPTPTPTPAPEPGLATQHSPTSRANPRPIITATSSVQRRMSGKGDGREASSVEESVPLTPPFTGPSPTMPRPSRGIGEGSPLAAAPPITMGPDGKVERSSALEGSSSGVGTDYVVVEKQTVEINALADELDQASKRPIIRRSSRGSVVSRPVSSFKPISPTIAKNDPALGPVSYSPPFALSSTPPFAMQAPRHTSGVNSFPRNPSFPSNLNAFPPTTISPSPSYGQDAAARFGVSPGSLQTGALARALTNTAIRLIGTSANTAATAIARATAKRRPNIVRVSDMDADEDDLLCTIEDLARKAFVLFELADERLLAQTQLAQTARTSGTPTGLTGTTPPFSMQAAAAAQAGSRRKSSSSSMNSEVWILRQQEAAANDAVVLYMKSLAFIVKAMDKVKRYWKNRTEGYDRYVASQELNEMGQWLRARFNEVFEKAEWAKTQAGDTLLFPDWLVHDKARDTSRQAAVAELQGDLTTAEQGYETSLWLLQALLDESVYENGIIPDEDKVAYEKLMVPIKIRLDALRKKLTDSSGVTTK; the protein is encoded by the exons ATGCCCGACTCAAACTCGCAAGGACccaaggagaaggaaagtGGGCATCATAGGTCACATAAGGAGAGAATAGGGAACTATGTGGTAGGAGCAGAGATTGGCCGTGGTAGCTTTGCCACTGTGTACAAGGGATACCGATCC AAGACTAAAGTTCCCATAGCAATCAAAGCTGTCTCTCGCCAGAAGCTCACCAGCAAGCTACTTGAGAACTTGGAGAGTGAGATCAACATTCTCAAGGTCATCAACCATCGGAATATCGTAGCTTTAACAGATTGCTTT AAAAATGACACTCATATCTACCTCGTAATGGAATATTGCTCGGGTTCTGATCTTTCTGTGTATATCAAGCAGCGCGGGAACATTTCAACTCTGGATTTTGTCCCCAAACCTGGGTCGAGCATGGCACTACTTCCGACGAATGACGAAGGAAAGATCTACTGGCCACATCCACCAACTGGTGGTTTGGATGAGAGAGTGACAAGGTCTTTCTTGGGACAATTAG CCCAAGCAATAAGGTTTCTTCGAGCACAGGATTTGATGCACAGAGACATTAAGCCTCAAAACTTGCTCTTACAGCCTGCCACAGAAACCGAAGTAGCTGAAGGACATCCTTATGGTATCCCTGTGCTCAAGGTGGCCGACTTTGGATTTGCACGAATCTTACCAGCAGCTGCCATGGCTGAGACTTTGTGTGGTTCACC ATTATATATGGCACCCGAAATCTTGAGGTATGAAAAGTACGATGCTAAAGCAGACCTCTGGTCCGTTGGTGCCGTATTGTTCGAGATGTCCGTTGGCCGTCCACCCTTCCGCGCGAACAACCACGTCGAATTGCTACGGCGTATTGAAAAAAGTAACGACAACATCGTCTTTCCAGATGAAAAAGAGCGGGATTCCAAGTCATCAGACGAGACATCAATACCTGTCTCACCAGATATAAAAGCTCTTATCCGTGCGCTGCTAAAGCGCAAGCCGAATGATCGAATGGGTTTCGACGACTTTTTCAACTGTGGCGTGTGGGACGGTCATATGGCCGAGAGTACGGAGGAGGAAAGCTCCAGTTTAGATGTCTCGACGGATAGCTCTACGGGGCTGGGGGAGAGTGATCGGATAAGGCAAATGGTGGCTAGCACAGAACAGTCAAAAGATCGGCTCATACCAACTAGAGCGCCTCAGCCCCTTGCGGCAGATGTCGCACTCAATCCCCAACCTGCAGTACTTATATCAAGAGACACCCCTGAAGATCGATCTCGTTTCTCTACACCACCATCCAGACCAACTCCGACCCGCCGCTCAACACCAAAATATTATGTCGGCGACGCCCTTTCCTCTGAACCTACTGCTATCATACCCCCAACACCGTCTTTTGCGCCCACCCCGACCCCCACCCCCGCCCCTGAGCCAGGACTTGCGACCCAACACTCACCAACATCTCGGGCGAACCCCCGGCCTATTATAACAGCCACTTCCTCAGTGCAGCGTAGGATGTCCGGGAAAGGTGATGGGAGGGAAGCTTCAAGCGTTGAAGAGTCCGTCCCACTTACACCGCCTTTTACGGGTCCGTCGCCGACGATGCCCCGTCCATCTAGGGGTATAGGCGAGGGCTCACCCTTGGCAGCTGCTCCGCCGATCACGATGGGCCCAGATGGTAAAGTGGAGAGGTCAAGTGCGCTTGAGGGAAGCTCGTCAGGTGTGGGTACAGATTATGTGGTCGTTGAGAAGCAGACGGTTGAGATAAATGCTTTGGCCGACG AACTCGATCAAGCCTCGAAGCGACCCATAATAAGACGAAGCTCTCGTGGGAGCGTTGTCTCTCGTCCTGTCTCCTCCTTCAAGCCGATCAGTCCGACTATCGCCAAGAATGATCCTGCCCTGGGACCCGTCTCCTACTCGCCGCCATTTGCCCTTTCTTCCACCCCACCATTTGCTATGCAAGCTCCAAGGCACACCTCCGGAGTCAACTCTTTCCCTCGTAATCCATCCTTCCCTTCCAATCTCAATGCTTTCCCTCCAACTACAATATCCCCCTCACCATCTTATGGCCAAGACGCCGCGGCTCGATTCGGAGTATCTCCCGGATCTCTCCAAACAGGCGCCCTTGCCCGAGCACTGACAAACACCGCTATTCGCCTTATAGGTACTTCCGCCAACACAGCGGCAACCGCCATCGCCCGAGCGACAGCCAAGCGTCGGCCCAATATCGTTCGTGTGAGCGACATGGATGCTGATGAGGATGATCTCTTGTGCACTATAGAAGATCTCGCACGCAAGGCGTTTGTGTTGTTTGAACTCGCGGACGAACGTTTACTTGCCCAGACACAGCTAGCGCAGACGGCTCGCACCTCCGGTACGCCCACAGGCTTGACAGGTACTACTCCCCCATTCAGTATGcaagctgctgctgctgcccAAGCGGGCAGTCGAAGGAAGAGTAGTTCTTCTTCAATGAATAGCGAGGTGTGGATACTGAGACAGCAGGAAGCGGCGGCGAATGATGCAGTAGTTTTGTACATGAAGTCGTTGGCATTTATCGTCAAGGCAATGGACAAAGTAAAGAGGTATTGGAAGAATAGAACAGAGGGTTACGATAGGTATGTGGCAAGTCAGGAGCTGAATGAGA TGGGCCAATGGCTTCGTGCTAGATTCAATGAGGTCTTTGAGAAGGCAGAGTGGGCTAAAACGCAAGCGGGTGATactcttctcttcccagACTGGCTTGTTCACGACAAAGCTCGAGATACCTCTCGCCAGGCTGCCGTTGCAGAGCTGCAAGGCGATCTCACAACTGCAGAGCAAGGATATGAGACGTCGTTGTGGTTGCTTCAAGCCTTATTGGATGAGAGCGTGTATGAGAATGGGATTATCCCAGACGAAGACAAGGTTGCTTATGAAAAGC TCATGGTGCCCATCAAGATCAGACTTGACGCCCTGAGGAAAAAGTTGACCGACTCTTCAGGAGTGACCACCAAGTAG
- a CDS encoding GTP-Binding protein lepA, putative (Similar to TIGR gene model, XP_568140.1~GTP-binding protein lepA) — protein MSSLSRASRLCTQCLSKNGLLRPVATTLGRPLVYPLAYKHSLEKRSLPPCVQNTIRSSRLLSTSVSRLAKPSASSVDKRTVNMGEFPPERIRNLSIIAHIDHGKSTLADRLLQMTGTVPASSSPQFLDKLKVERERGITVKAQTVSLIHQHKDGHKYLINLIDTPGHVDFSYEVSRSLGACEGALLLIDCSQGIQAQTLSVFHHALEADLEMLAVINKVDLPHAYPEETSEEIESSLGLKKSKHMRISAKSGLGVDKVLDGIIEGLPAPEAWMGGEDGKLRGLIFDTFYDQFRGVVSLVRIFSGSLKKGDKVRFLQAGRKYEILEVGINNPDEVPVDELRDGQVGYVVCNMKNSEEAFIGDTVCWADKPVEPLPGFKPMKAMVYAGVFPMDSSDFPKLEESIERLTLNDRSVSVQRESSAALSQGFRLGFLGTLHMDVFKQRLEDEYASEVIVTAPTVPYKVVYNDGNEVYISNPVEFPEVSDSKMKVAHVEEPMINATIFVPNEYIGPMMDLCARYRGVQQEYRVLENSDRAVLRYTLPLSEIVTEFFSELKSQSSGFASFDYEEAGYEKSNLVKMNILINGKPVDALAMIVHKLAAQSIGKAWVTKLKEVVPRQQFELSIQAAIGAKVIARDNVKAFRKDVTAGLYGGHYERKLKHLNKQKEGKKRLKKLAGNIEIPQTAFYKVLSSRPRK, from the exons ATGAGCTCGCTATCCCGAGCTTCAAGGCTTTGTACGCAATGCCTCTCGAAAAACGGCCTTCTCCGACCTGTAGCAACAACCCTGGGAAGGCCATTGGTCTACCCATTGGCATATAAACACAGTCTCGAGAAGCGAAGCTTGCCGCCTTGTGTCCAGAATACCATACGAAGCTCAAGGTTATTATCAACAAGTGTTTCAAGACTGGCGAAACCGTCTGCATCGTCAGTGGACAAGCGTACGGTGAATATGGGTGAATTTCCACCGGAGAGAATACG GAACCTCTCCATTATCGCGCATATTGATCATGGAAAATCAACTCTTGCCGACCGTCTGCTTCAG ATGACAGGCACTGTCCCAGCATCCTCTTCGCCCCAGTTCCTGGACAAACTCAAAGTCGAAAGAGAACGAGGAATCACAGTCAAAGCTCAGACAGTATCATTAATACACCAGCACAAAGACGGACACAAGTACTTGATCAACCTGATCGATACACCTGGCCATGTCGACTTTAGCTACGAGGTATCTAGAAGTCTGGGAGCTTGTGAAGGTGCTTTACTGCTAATTGATTGCTCCC AGGGTATCCAAGCCCAAACGCTCTCTGTATTCCATCACGCCCTCGAAGCCGATCTCGAGATGCTCGCCGTCATCAACAAAGTCGATCTGCCGCATGCTTATCCTGAAGAAACTTCTGAAGAGATTGAAAGTTCTCTCGGATTAAAAAAGAGTAAACATATGCGAATCAGCGCAAAGAGTGGGCTGGGTGTGGACAAAGTGTTGGATGGTATCATTGAGGGCCTGCCAGCCCCGGAAGCGTGGATGGGGGGGGAGGATGGAAAGCTGAGAGGTTTGATTTTTGACACGTT CTATGACCAATTCCGAGGAGTAGTCTCGCTTGTTCGCATCTTCTCAGGATCTCTCAAGAAAGGCGATAAAGTTCGATTCCTCCAAGCTGGAAGAAAATATGAGATCTTGGAAGTTGGTATCAACAACCCAGACGAAGTACCTGTAGACGAGCTCAGGGATGGTCAGGTCGG GTATGTCGTTTGTAACATGAAGAACTCTGAGGAAG CTTTCATCGGCGATACCGTTTGTTGGGCTGATAAGCCGGTCGAACCCTTACCAGGATTCAAGCCCATGAAAGCGATG GTTTACGCCGGTGTCTTCCCCATGGATAGCTCCGATTTCCCCAAACTTGAAGAATCTATCGAGCGT TTGACCTTGAACGACCGAAGCG TTTCTGTCCAGCGAGAATCGTCAGCAGCGCTCAGTCAGGGATTCCGCTTGGGTTTCTTGGGCACCTTGCATATGGACGTGTT CAAGCAACGTCTAGAGGATGAATATGCCTCGGAAGTGATTGTCACCGCGCCGACAGTACCATACAAAG TCGTTTATAATGACGGGAATGAGGTGTACATTTCAAACCCCGTCGAATTCCCAGAAGTCAGCGATTCAAAGATGAAAGTGGCACACGTCGAAGAGCCTATGA TTAATGCCACTATATTTGTCCCTAATG AGTATATTGGACCTATGATGGACCTTTGTGCCCGGTATAGAGGCGTTCAGCAAGAATACCGCGTCCTGGAGAACAGCGATCGTGCCGTCCTGCGATACACCCTTCCTCTATCTGAAATTGTGACTGAATTCTTTTCAGAATTGAAGAGTCAGAGTTCTGGATTCGCGTCTTTTGATTATGAGGAAGCTGGATATGAAAAATCTAATCTCGTCAAG ATGAATATCCTCATCAACGGCAAGCCTGTAGATGCTCTCGCTATGATTGTACACAAATTGGCTGCCCAGTCGATCGGTAAAGCTTGGGTGACAAAGCTCA AGGAAGTTGTTCCCCGTCAGCAATTCGAACTATCTATTCAAGCTGCCATTGGCGCCAAAGTCATTGCACGTGATAACGTTAAAGCATTTAGGAAGGATGTTACGGCTGGATTGTACGGGG GTCATTATGAACGAAAGTTAAAACATCTCAATAAAcaaaaggaaggaaaaaagagacTGAAAAAGCTTGCCGGGAATATTGAGATCCCTCAAACAGCTTTCTATAAGGTGCTCTCGTCTAGACCGAGGAAATAG